In Brachybacterium fresconis, the genomic stretch CGCGCGAGCCGATGCCGATGTCCTCGGCCATCGTGATCTGCACGTGGTCGACGTACCCGGCGTTCCAGACCGGCTCGAACATCTGGTTGGCGAAGCGGAGCGCCAGGATGTTCTGGACGGTCTCCTTGCCCAGATAGTGGTCGATCCGGAAGACGTCCTCGGGGCGGAAGGCCTTCTCGACGACGTCGTTGAGCTCCCGGGCGGAGTCGAGGTCGTGGCCGAAGGGCTTCTCGATCACCACGCGCCGCCAGGAGCCGTCCCGCGGGGTGTTCAGCCCGGAGTTCGCCAGCTGCTCGCAGACCTGCGGGAACGCGTCCGGCGGGATCGAGAGGTAGAAGGCGTGGTTGCCGCCGGTGCCGCGGGTGCGGTCGAGCTCGCCGACGACCTCGGTCAGCCGCTCGAAGGCGGCGGTGTCGTCGAAGGTGCCCGTGACGAAGCGCAGACCCCCGCGGAGCTGTTCGAAGACGCTCTCGGAGAACCCGGTGCGGGAATGCTCGGCCACGGACGTGCGCACGTAGTCGGCGAAGTCGTCGTCGGACCAGTCGCGGCGCCCGTAGCCGACCAGGCCGAAGCTGGGCGGCAGCAGACCGCGGTGGGTGAGGTCGTAGATCGCCGGCAGGAGCTTCTTGCGGGCGAGATCGCCGGTGACCCCGAACATCACCATGGAGCTGGGGCCGGCGATGAGGGGGAGGCGGCGGTCGCGAGGATCGCGCAGCGGGTTGGCGACGTCCTCCGCTCCGACCGGGGGAGTGCTGGTATCGGTCACGATCGTCCTTTCTCGGACACGGACTCACGAGAGCACGGCCCGCCCCGGAGGGCAGGACCGTGCTCGCCGCGAACTCTCAGGCGCTGACGTCGTCGATCGACGCCGAGACGGTCTCCAGGAGACCCTCCCAGGCCTTCTCGAACTTCTCGACGCCCTCGCGCTCGAGGACGGCGTAGACGTCGGCCAGATCGACGCCGGCGGCCTCGACCCGATCGAGCACGGCCTTGGCGGAGACGGCCTTCTCGGCGGTCAGGGCCGGGGCGGGCTCGGAGTGGTCGGCGACCGCGTCGAGAGTCTTCTCCGGCATGGTGTTCACGCTCGGGGACGAGACAAGCTCGTCGACGTAGAGCGTATCGGGGTAGTCCGGGTTCTTCACGCCGGTGGACGCCCACAGGGTCCGCTGGGTGTTGGCGCCCTTCTCGGCCAGCGCCGCGAAGCGCTCGGAGTCGAAGGCCTCGAGGTACCGACCGAAGGCGACCTGGGCGTTGGCCAGCGCAGCGCTGCCGCGCAGCGTCTCCGCCTCGCCGCCGAGCGCCGCGAGGCGGTCGTCGATCTCGGCGTCGACGCGGGAGACGAAGAACGAGGCCACCGAGTGGATCCTGGAGAGGTCCTTGCCGGCCGCGGCAGCCTGTTCGAGGCCGCTGAGGTAGGCGTCGATGACCTCGAGGTAGCGATCCACGGAGAAGATCAGGGTCACGTTGACGCTGATCCCTTCGGCGATCGTCGCGGTGATGGCGGGCAGACCCTCCTTCGTCGCGGGGATCTTGATGAAGACGTTCTCGCGGCCGACGACCTCGTGCAGGTGCTTCGCCTGGGCGACGGTCTTCTCGGTCTCGTGCGCCAGACGCGGGTCGACCTCGATGCTCACCCGGCCGTCGACGCCCTGGGTGGAGGCGTGCAGATCGGAGAAGAGATCGGCGGCGCTGCGGACGTCATCGGTGGTGAGCACCTCGACGACGGCGTCGACGTCCTTGCCCTCGCCGGCGAGGCGGGCGATGTCGTCGCCGTACTCCGAGCGGCCGGAGATCGCGGACTGGAAGATCGAGGGGTTGGTGGTCACCCCGACGATGTTGCGGGTGTCGATGAGCTCCTGCAGGTTGCCCGAGGACATCCGCTGGCGGGAGAGATCGTCCAGCCAGATGGAGACTCCGGCGTCGGAGAGGGCCTGGGTGCGGGGATTCTGGGTCATATGCGTTCCTTCCGGGCGCGGCGCGCCCTGCGTCGAACTGCGGTCACCCTCGTCAACGTACGAGACGCGGATCCTCTTCCACGTCGTGGCGGAGGGAACCCGGTCGCTCGCGCGAGAGAGTGGGGGAGAGGACGCGGGGCGGGGCCCGGAGGACCCGCCCCGCGACCGATCAGGCGCCGGCGGCGGCCAGGGACTCCTTCGCGGCGGTGACCACGGCATCGGCCGTGAACCCGTACTCGCGGAACAGGGTCTTCGCGTCGGCCGAGGCCCCGTAGTGCTCGAGCGAGACGGCGCGGCCATGGGTGCCGAGGAACCGGTACCAGGGCATCGCGATGCCTGCCTCGACGGTGACGCGGGCGGTCACCGACGACGGCAGCACGGACTCGCGGTAGGCCTCGTCCTGCTCGTC encodes the following:
- the tal gene encoding transaldolase is translated as MTQNPRTQALSDAGVSIWLDDLSRQRMSSGNLQELIDTRNIVGVTTNPSIFQSAISGRSEYGDDIARLAGEGKDVDAVVEVLTTDDVRSAADLFSDLHASTQGVDGRVSIEVDPRLAHETEKTVAQAKHLHEVVGRENVFIKIPATKEGLPAITATIAEGISVNVTLIFSVDRYLEVIDAYLSGLEQAAAAGKDLSRIHSVASFFVSRVDAEIDDRLAALGGEAETLRGSAALANAQVAFGRYLEAFDSERFAALAEKGANTQRTLWASTGVKNPDYPDTLYVDELVSSPSVNTMPEKTLDAVADHSEPAPALTAEKAVSAKAVLDRVEAAGVDLADVYAVLEREGVEKFEKAWEGLLETVSASIDDVSA